The following coding sequences lie in one Gammaproteobacteria bacterium genomic window:
- a CDS encoding eukaryotic-like serine/threonine-protein kinase yields the protein MSPKPVFSVATKPLSTAVVSPATIGRFRVLRELGKGAQGVVYLAQDPQLQRNVAIKTLRLQFKELREQQTMLLQEARTVGRLSHPNIISIYEAGEFEGRPYLVFEFVDGLSLKEYLKKNGPLPISRSLGMISQILAGIANAHEHNILHGDLSPHNIIVDRNGVPRIMDFGVARFIGSRQDATLGMWGSLAYMSPEHFNNSPLTGKSDIFAIGLILFEMLINQPVVQSDNQFAIINAIANHPIEPPSVRNSALDKTLDDIVMRALEKEPEARYESADAMRKTIEEYLSIEQQQTNGKSEGTTSKQSALDFLLRRMRFKMDFPALSHHIMEINKKAASLDQTSAADLANVILKDYGLTSKLLKLVNSSFYRRSTTRISTVSRAVTLLGFEQVRTAALGLMLMEHIRNGQQREELKDEVITGFLNGVIGKDMAERIKFKEPEEAFICSMFHNLGHLLTIYYFPEEHAEIKNLIERKGISEDTATNSVLGLSYEDLGQGISQAWQFPDKISLSMRSLSEGKAAKPSTDTDLLRLLSNFSSELSTAATSADDKRAEQLKGIVTRFGGALPVTAKNIDELVNTAASNVRKYADALNIRLESSPYYKRLIRAITNSTSDASPGPAASASATGTASPSPGGFGAEMTMPAGMGQGDTSSSPEDTPERIMQDSIQEISNALLEEYNLNEILITILETIYRGFGFSHVLFCVLDKNRATVNVRFGFGNEIEEITRGMKISLKNKPDVFNISISQGRDIIISDIDDKSFSSFIPGWFRNLVSARSVLLYPIMVNGAPIGLIYADHDRLGALGAGTPLTLLKTLRNQAIMAIKQKASR from the coding sequence ATGAGCCCTAAACCAGTATTTTCCGTTGCTACCAAACCACTATCCACTGCCGTTGTATCACCAGCGACGATTGGTCGCTTTCGAGTGCTACGCGAACTTGGCAAGGGTGCACAGGGGGTGGTGTACCTGGCACAGGACCCACAGTTGCAGCGTAATGTCGCGATCAAGACGTTGCGCCTCCAGTTTAAGGAGCTCAGGGAACAGCAGACGATGTTGCTGCAGGAGGCGCGTACTGTCGGCCGCTTGAGTCACCCCAACATTATTTCCATCTACGAAGCAGGAGAGTTCGAGGGGCGTCCCTACCTGGTCTTTGAATTCGTGGATGGTTTATCTCTTAAGGAATACCTGAAGAAGAACGGACCACTACCGATCTCGCGCAGCTTGGGAATGATCAGCCAGATTCTGGCGGGGATTGCCAATGCCCATGAACATAATATATTGCATGGAGATCTAAGTCCGCACAATATTATTGTCGACCGTAATGGTGTCCCGCGTATTATGGATTTTGGTGTTGCACGTTTTATTGGATCGCGCCAGGATGCAACTCTAGGGATGTGGGGTTCGTTGGCCTATATGTCCCCCGAACATTTTAACAATAGCCCCTTAACCGGAAAGTCCGATATTTTTGCGATCGGTTTAATCTTATTCGAAATGCTCATCAATCAACCGGTCGTCCAATCAGACAACCAGTTTGCCATCATCAACGCCATTGCCAACCATCCTATTGAGCCGCCCTCGGTACGTAATTCCGCGTTGGATAAAACCCTCGACGATATCGTAATGCGGGCCTTGGAAAAGGAACCAGAGGCCCGCTACGAAAGTGCCGACGCTATGCGCAAGACGATTGAAGAATATTTGAGCATAGAACAGCAGCAAACCAACGGAAAATCAGAGGGCACTACCAGTAAACAGAGTGCCCTAGACTTTTTGTTGCGTCGTATGCGGTTCAAAATGGATTTCCCTGCACTTTCTCACCATATTATGGAGATCAATAAGAAGGCCGCTAGTCTTGATCAGACATCGGCAGCGGACCTGGCTAATGTGATTCTGAAAGACTATGGGCTGACCAGTAAACTACTCAAATTGGTCAATTCCTCGTTCTATCGTCGCTCAACTACTCGTATTAGTACTGTCTCGCGTGCCGTAACGCTGCTGGGTTTTGAACAAGTACGTACTGCGGCACTGGGTCTCATGTTGATGGAGCATATCCGCAACGGACAACAACGTGAAGAACTCAAAGATGAGGTTATCACCGGTTTTCTTAATGGTGTTATTGGCAAGGACATGGCGGAGCGGATCAAATTCAAGGAACCGGAAGAGGCTTTTATCTGCTCAATGTTTCACAACTTGGGTCATCTATTAACTATTTATTACTTCCCAGAGGAACATGCGGAGATCAAGAACCTCATCGAGAGAAAGGGGATCAGTGAGGATACCGCCACCAATTCGGTATTGGGCCTGAGTTATGAGGACCTTGGTCAGGGAATTTCCCAAGCATGGCAGTTTCCAGATAAGATCTCACTGAGCATGAGATCGTTGTCAGAGGGAAAGGCCGCGAAACCATCTACCGACACCGACCTATTGCGTCTTTTGTCAAATTTCTCTAGCGAATTAAGTACGGCGGCGACCAGTGCCGATGATAAGCGTGCCGAACAATTGAAAGGGATTGTTACTCGTTTCGGTGGTGCGTTGCCGGTCACTGCTAAGAACATTGACGAATTGGTCAATACCGCAGCCAGTAATGTACGCAAATATGCTGATGCCCTAAATATTCGCTTGGAGAGTAGCCCCTATTACAAGCGGTTGATCCGGGCAATCACGAATAGTACCTCTGATGCCTCCCCAGGACCTGCCGCAAGCGCATCGGCCACAGGTACCGCCAGCCCGAGTCCCGGCGGCTTTGGTGCCGAGATGACAATGCCAGCGGGTATGGGGCAGGGAGATACCTCATCTTCCCCGGAAGATACTCCTGAGCGGATTATGCAGGACAGTATCCAGGAAATTTCCAATGCCTTGCTTGAAGAATATAACCTAAACGAGATCCTGATCACTATCTTAGAAACTATCTACCGGGGTTTTGGTTTTTCCCATGTCTTATTTTGCGTGCTCGATAAAAATCGGGCAACGGTTAACGTTCGCTTTGGATTCGGTAATGAGATTGAGGAGATTACCCGTGGAATGAAAATCTCATTGAAAAACAAGCCGGATGTCTTTAATATCTCAATTAGCCAGGGGCGCGATATAATCATCTCGGATATTGATGACAAATCATTTTCTTCGTTTATCCCTGGTTGGTTTCGTAATCTGGTTTCGGCGCGAAGCGTTTTGCTTTACCCAATTATGGTTAATGGTGCTCCAATTGGACTTATCTATGCTGACCACGATCGGTTGGGTGCGTTGGGGGCGGGAACACCGTTGACCTTACTAAAGACGTTGCGTAATCAGGCAATCATGGCAATCAAACAAAAGGCCTCCCGTTGA